The Thioalkalivibrio sulfidiphilus HL-EbGr7 genome includes a window with the following:
- a CDS encoding NusG domain II-containing protein, translating to MTRGDGLVVICACLLVGLSYVQFWGAPDDGTTTATREVRILSGGTEFARLPLDRDALVEVPGPAGITRVEIADGAARCAASPGSQGICQRAGWLREAGDMAVSLPNRVLIEVLGEAERSFDSVNY from the coding sequence ATGACCCGGGGTGATGGACTGGTGGTGATCTGCGCCTGCCTGCTGGTGGGTCTCTCCTACGTCCAGTTCTGGGGCGCGCCCGATGACGGCACCACGACCGCAACCCGGGAGGTCCGCATCCTGAGCGGCGGCACGGAGTTCGCCCGCCTGCCCCTGGACCGGGACGCCCTGGTGGAGGTGCCCGGTCCCGCCGGCATCACCCGCGTGGAGATCGCCGACGGCGCCGCCCGCTGTGCCGCCTCCCCCGGCAGCCAGGGCATCTGTCAGCGGGCCGGCTGGCTGCGGGAGGCCGGCGACATGGCGGTGAGCCTGCCGAACCGGGTGCTGATCGAGGTACTGGGCGAGGCGGAGCGCAGCTTCGACAGTGTGAATTACTGA
- the pyrR gene encoding bifunctional pyr operon transcriptional regulator/uracil phosphoribosyltransferase PyrR, producing the protein MNEDIQALLDAMAEALKQRLSAQGTPDPVMVGIHTGGVWVAEALHRRLALRQPLGMLDISFYRDDFSRIGMHPQVKPSNLPFSVDDRHIILVDDVLFTGRTIRAALNEIFDFGRPASVTLAVLVERGGRELPIEAQVVGKHLSLRPDQQVKLRGPDPLRLEIVSIGGDQ; encoded by the coding sequence ATGAATGAAGACATCCAGGCCCTGCTCGATGCCATGGCCGAGGCGCTCAAGCAGCGCCTGAGCGCCCAGGGCACACCGGACCCGGTGATGGTGGGCATCCACACCGGTGGCGTGTGGGTGGCCGAGGCCCTGCACCGGCGCCTGGCCCTGCGCCAGCCGTTGGGGATGCTCGACATCTCCTTCTACCGGGATGATTTCAGCCGCATCGGCATGCACCCCCAGGTCAAGCCCTCGAACCTGCCCTTTTCCGTGGACGACCGGCACATCATCCTGGTGGACGACGTGCTGTTCACCGGGCGCACCATCCGCGCCGCCCTGAACGAGATCTTCGACTTCGGCCGGCCCGCCTCGGTGACCCTGGCCGTGCTGGTGGAGCGGGGCGGCCGCGAACTGCCCATCGAGGCCCAGGTGGTGGGCAAGCACCTGAGCCTGCGTCCGGACCAGCAGGTCAAGCTGCGCGGACCGGATCCGCTGCGCCTTGAGATCGTCAGCATCGGAGGTGACCAGTGA
- a CDS encoding YqgE/AlgH family protein: MTASSNFTNQFLIAMPGLEDPNFFHSVTYICEHNEQGAMGIVINQPTDLTLKTVLEHMDIESDAKAAEIPVFHGGPVQTDRGFVLHSPAGAWSSSMPVSEGVQVTTSRDILEAMARHEGPKDVLVALGYAGWGAGQLEQEIADNAWLTTPADLDILFRLPPDQRWQAAAARLGVDLSLISGDAGHA; encoded by the coding sequence ATGACTGCCAGCAGCAATTTCACCAACCAGTTCCTGATCGCCATGCCCGGCCTGGAAGACCCGAACTTCTTCCATTCGGTGACCTACATCTGCGAGCACAACGAACAGGGGGCCATGGGCATCGTCATCAACCAGCCCACGGACCTGACCCTGAAGACGGTGCTCGAGCACATGGACATCGAGTCCGATGCCAAGGCCGCCGAGATCCCCGTGTTCCACGGCGGCCCGGTGCAGACCGACCGCGGCTTCGTGCTGCACAGCCCCGCGGGCGCCTGGTCGTCGAGCATGCCGGTCTCCGAGGGCGTGCAGGTGACCACCTCCCGGGACATCCTGGAGGCCATGGCCCGGCACGAGGGGCCGAAAGACGTGCTGGTGGCCCTGGGCTATGCCGGCTGGGGTGCCGGGCAGCTGGAGCAGGAGATCGCCGACAACGCCTGGCTCACCACCCCCGCGGACCTGGACATCCTGTTCCGCCTGCCGCCGGACCAGCGCTGGCAGGCGGCGGCGGCGCGCCTGGGGGTGGATCTCTCGCTGATCAGCGGCGATGCCGGACATGCATGA
- a CDS encoding FAD:protein FMN transferase → MPAVLILLLAACGPRPEVHTERLLAFGTVVELSIYTHDRELVREAARVVGEDLDYMHRAWHAWEPGPLGRTNQLLATGAEFSANPSVLPLILEGQRLEADSDGLFNPALGALFALWGFHGDEREEHAPPDEAEIRALLETRPSMADIRVDGIRMRSDNPAVRLDLGGFAKGYGVDRAVERLRELGIEHAILNAGGDLRAIGRPGNRPWRIGIRHPDGEGVLASLELAGDESVYTSGDYERHFIYAGERFHHILDPRTGRPAREARSVTVIHRDGARADAAATALFVAGPARFAEIAARLGIEQAMLVDPQGAVLMTPAMAERIRFEQQPAPPVILVEPAR, encoded by the coding sequence ATGCCAGCCGTCCTGATCCTGCTGCTCGCCGCCTGCGGTCCCCGCCCGGAGGTGCACACCGAACGGCTGCTGGCCTTCGGCACCGTGGTGGAGCTGAGCATCTACACCCATGACCGGGAGCTGGTCCGGGAGGCAGCCCGGGTGGTGGGCGAGGACCTGGACTACATGCACCGCGCCTGGCATGCCTGGGAACCGGGCCCCCTGGGGCGCACCAACCAGCTGCTCGCCACGGGCGCGGAATTCTCGGCCAATCCTTCGGTGCTGCCGCTGATCCTGGAGGGCCAGCGCCTGGAGGCGGACAGCGACGGCCTGTTCAACCCCGCCCTCGGTGCGCTGTTCGCCCTGTGGGGTTTCCATGGCGATGAGCGCGAAGAGCACGCCCCGCCCGATGAGGCCGAGATCCGCGCCCTGCTGGAGACCCGCCCCAGCATGGCAGACATCCGCGTCGACGGCATCCGCATGCGCAGCGACAACCCCGCGGTGCGCCTGGACCTGGGCGGCTTCGCCAAGGGCTACGGTGTGGATCGGGCCGTGGAGCGCCTCAGGGAACTGGGCATCGAGCACGCCATCCTCAACGCCGGCGGCGACCTGCGCGCCATCGGCCGCCCGGGCAACCGCCCCTGGCGCATCGGCATCCGCCACCCGGACGGCGAGGGGGTGCTGGCCTCCCTGGAGCTTGCCGGCGACGAGAGCGTGTACACCTCCGGCGACTATGAGCGACATTTTATTTATGCAGGCGAACGCTTCCACCACATCCTCGACCCGCGCACCGGCCGGCCCGCCCGGGAGGCCCGCTCGGTGACCGTGATCCACAGGGATGGCGCCCGGGCGGACGCCGCCGCCACCGCCCTGTTCGTGGCGGGCCCGGCGCGTTTCGCCGAGATCGCCGCGCGCCTGGGCATCGAACAGGCCATGCTGGTGGACCCGCAGGGCGCGGTACTCATGACACCCGCCATGGCCGAACGCATCCGCTTCGAGCAACAGCCCGCACCGCCGGTCATCCTCGTGGAGCCGGCGCGATGA
- a CDS encoding chemotaxis protein CheW, whose protein sequence is MSAVLQNPFEYLQLLARKGEELAGKLPMQSVQKEAWKGVLFGLRGQQLLAPMSQVAEIVTPPPVTRIPGVKPWACGMANMRGNLLPVMDLQGFLFGENLPRDSRRHRLLVVNYQGVYAGLVVESVQGMKHYWTDDRVMELPEADPALRPYLDGAFHAGQEHLAVFSPWRLAQDERFLNVST, encoded by the coding sequence ATGTCCGCCGTCCTTCAGAATCCCTTCGAATATCTCCAGCTTCTGGCCCGCAAGGGTGAGGAGCTGGCCGGCAAGCTGCCCATGCAGTCAGTGCAGAAGGAGGCCTGGAAGGGCGTGCTGTTCGGGCTGCGGGGGCAGCAACTGCTGGCCCCCATGAGTCAGGTGGCGGAGATTGTCACCCCGCCTCCGGTGACCCGCATCCCCGGTGTGAAACCCTGGGCCTGCGGCATGGCCAACATGCGCGGCAACCTGCTGCCGGTGATGGATCTGCAGGGCTTCCTGTTCGGAGAAAACCTCCCCCGTGACTCCCGGCGCCATCGCCTGCTGGTGGTGAACTACCAGGGTGTCTACGCGGGCCTGGTGGTCGAGTCCGTGCAGGGCATGAAGCATTACTGGACCGATGATCGCGTCATGGAACTGCCCGAGGCCGATCCGGCCCTGCGCCCCTATCTGGACGGTGCCTTCCATGCGGGCCAGGAACACCTGGCCGTGTTCAGCCCCTGGCGGCTTGCCCAGGACGAACGCTTTCTGAATGTATCCACCTGA
- a CDS encoding response regulator, whose amino-acid sequence MTQILVVDDSPTEIHVLKTILEKNGYSVMTASSGEEGVAMAKQHKPALVLMDVVMPGLNGFQATRQLANDAATSSIPVIVVTTKDQETDKVWAMRRGAKDYIVKPVKERDLLERVKALVA is encoded by the coding sequence ATGACGCAGATCCTGGTAGTTGACGATTCGCCCACCGAGATTCACGTACTCAAGACCATCCTGGAGAAGAACGGCTACAGCGTGATGACCGCCTCCAGCGGTGAAGAGGGTGTCGCCATGGCCAAACAGCACAAGCCTGCGCTGGTGCTGATGGACGTGGTGATGCCTGGCCTCAATGGCTTCCAGGCCACCCGCCAGCTGGCCAACGATGCCGCCACCAGCAGCATCCCGGTGATCGTGGTCACCACCAAGGACCAGGAGACCGACAAGGTCTGGGCCATGCGCCGGGGTGCCAAGGACTACATCGTCAAGCCGGTCAAGGAGCGCGATCTTCTCGAGCGCGTCAAGGCCCTGGTCGCCTGA
- a CDS encoding response regulator → MVIDDSKTIRRTAETLLKKQGCEVVTATDGFEALAKIAEHKPDIIFVDIMMPRLDGYQTCALIKHNRLFKQTPVIMLSSKDSIFDKARGRIVGSEQYLTKPFTRDDLLGAIRMHVKH, encoded by the coding sequence ATGGTCATTGACGACAGCAAGACGATCCGCCGGACTGCTGAAACCCTGCTCAAGAAACAGGGGTGTGAGGTGGTGACCGCCACCGATGGCTTCGAGGCCCTGGCCAAGATCGCCGAGCACAAGCCTGACATCATTTTCGTGGACATCATGATGCCGCGTCTGGACGGTTATCAGACCTGCGCGCTGATCAAGCACAACCGTCTTTTCAAGCAGACACCGGTGATCATGCTGTCCAGCAAGGACAGTATCTTTGACAAGGCCCGTGGTCGGATCGTGGGGTCGGAGCAGTACCTGACCAAACCCTTTACCCGCGACGATCTGCTGGGCGCCATCAGGATGCATGTCAAGCACTAG
- a CDS encoding Gx transporter family protein translates to MLLSTTREDHLIAWLAALAIAIHVLEAALPSPIPGVKPGLANVITVLALLLYGWRVAVWVSLLRVLAGSLLVGSFLSPTFLLSLTGALASLAALGLATAVAGRHLSALGLCVLAALAHMLGQFLVAYTLIIPHPALLKLLPVLLTAALLFGLASGTIARMMYPQRPPAAP, encoded by the coding sequence ATGCTTTTATCCACGACACGCGAGGATCATCTGATCGCCTGGCTGGCGGCCCTGGCCATTGCCATCCACGTGCTGGAGGCGGCGCTGCCAAGCCCGATTCCCGGGGTCAAACCGGGGCTCGCCAACGTGATCACGGTGCTGGCGCTGCTGCTCTACGGCTGGCGGGTGGCGGTCTGGGTCTCGCTGCTGCGGGTACTGGCCGGCAGCCTGCTGGTGGGCAGTTTCCTGAGCCCCACCTTCCTGCTGAGCCTGACCGGCGCCCTGGCGAGCCTGGCGGCCCTGGGTCTGGCCACGGCCGTCGCGGGCCGGCACCTGAGCGCCCTGGGGCTGTGCGTGCTCGCCGCCCTGGCGCACATGCTGGGCCAGTTCCTGGTGGCCTACACCCTGATCATCCCCCACCCGGCCCTGCTCAAGCTGTTGCCCGTTCTGCTCACCGCTGCACTGCTGTTCGGGCTGGCAAGCGGTACAATCGCGCGCATGATGTATCCGCAACGCCCGCCCGCCGCCCCATGA
- the ruvX gene encoding Holliday junction resolvase RuvX produces MHDGARDKCLEARDKIINTALGLDYGGRRIGVAVGSRESGSGSPLGAVSNRDDGPDWAALDRWVREWRPDVLVVGQPLNLDGTPHPLAPRIQRFCEQLTERYTLPVARVDERFSSFDAEERLREARASGRRGRKVQKGDIDALSAAILLDNWFSEHVGNTTHE; encoded by the coding sequence ATGCATGACGGCGCTAGAGACAAGTGTCTAGAGGCAAGAGACAAGATTATTAATACGGCGCTGGGGTTGGATTATGGCGGCAGGCGCATCGGCGTGGCTGTCGGGAGCCGGGAGAGCGGGTCGGGGTCGCCGCTGGGGGCGGTGTCCAACCGGGATGACGGGCCTGACTGGGCGGCGCTGGACCGCTGGGTGAGGGAATGGCGGCCGGATGTGCTGGTGGTGGGACAGCCGCTGAACCTGGACGGCACGCCCCACCCGCTCGCACCCCGCATCCAGCGCTTCTGCGAACAGCTCACGGAACGGTATACACTGCCCGTGGCCCGGGTGGACGAACGCTTCAGCTCCTTCGACGCCGAGGAACGGCTGCGCGAGGCACGCGCCAGCGGCCGGCGCGGCCGCAAGGTGCAGAAGGGCGATATCGATGCCCTGTCCGCCGCCATCCTGCTGGACAACTGGTTTTCTGAACACGTCGGGAACACGACCCATGAATGA
- a CDS encoding methyl-accepting chemotaxis protein encodes MKGSSSDSGLKLGINRTFAILGGLLIVFMLLTVVAFVYYTVQLAQNRSHVAEAAEQRLTSQRIATFALESAAGNDAAFTQLQQLRDEFDRSLSALQAGNPLTGVPAVPEEIASELAAVETAWAVYRANIDSIIGGREAVLATSEYFNVINESIPELIVLSDDVVQSLIAARAEPRQIYIATRQMMLAQRVQNNLVGVLEGGITAASAADRFGRDAAEFGRVLEGMVRGFPALGIVQVQDPEAQNRLREVAMLFSMVSDNVGGILEVAPQLFEIKESAQQLESLSGEMLAVTTDLETALLGHGSGLDLWVFAGYLFGALALAMLVLLGYVLYQDTRRRLAVTTEQNRRNQRAILRLLDEMTNLAEGDLTVHATVTEDITGAIADSVNYAIDALRSLVTTINQTALQVSTAAVKTQSTALRLADASNHQAREIASASSSITDMADSIEQVSRSAETSAEVAQKAVAIAGKGALTVRKTIDGMDTIREQIQETSKRIKRLGESSQEIGDIVGLINDIADQTNILALNAAIQASAAGEAGRGFAVVADEVQRLAERSANATKQIEALVKTIQADTNEAVISMEQSTANVVNGAKLALDAGDALNEIEGVSNQLADLIATISHAARQQASVAQNVSNTMNVIQEITMQTSDGTNETAVSIGNLTNLATELRKSVAGFKLPESEQLDTVIIDQEDEQLDVGEHKVA; translated from the coding sequence ATGAAAGGGTCTTCAAGCGACAGCGGGCTGAAGCTCGGTATTAACCGAACCTTCGCCATCCTGGGCGGATTGCTCATCGTGTTCATGCTGCTGACGGTGGTGGCGTTCGTCTACTACACCGTGCAGCTGGCACAGAACCGCAGCCACGTGGCCGAGGCGGCCGAGCAGCGACTGACCTCGCAGCGAATCGCGACCTTCGCCCTGGAATCCGCGGCAGGCAATGACGCGGCCTTCACGCAGCTCCAGCAACTGCGTGATGAGTTCGACCGCAGTCTGAGCGCACTGCAGGCGGGCAACCCTCTCACCGGCGTGCCCGCCGTGCCCGAGGAAATCGCCAGCGAACTGGCCGCGGTGGAGACGGCCTGGGCCGTCTATCGCGCCAACATCGACAGCATCATCGGCGGTCGTGAAGCGGTGCTCGCCACCAGCGAGTACTTCAACGTCATCAACGAATCCATCCCCGAACTCATCGTGCTCTCCGACGACGTGGTGCAGAGTCTGATCGCAGCGCGTGCGGAGCCCCGCCAGATCTACATCGCCACGCGCCAGATGATGCTGGCCCAGCGGGTACAGAACAACCTGGTCGGTGTGCTTGAGGGCGGTATCACCGCCGCCAGCGCGGCGGACCGTTTCGGCCGTGATGCCGCTGAATTCGGTCGCGTGCTGGAAGGCATGGTGCGCGGTTTCCCGGCACTCGGCATCGTGCAGGTGCAGGATCCCGAGGCTCAGAATCGGCTGCGTGAAGTGGCCATGCTTTTCAGTATGGTGAGCGACAACGTGGGCGGCATCCTGGAAGTGGCCCCTCAGCTGTTCGAGATCAAGGAGTCTGCCCAGCAACTGGAAAGTCTGTCCGGCGAGATGCTGGCCGTGACCACGGATCTTGAGACGGCCCTGCTAGGCCACGGTTCGGGACTGGATCTGTGGGTCTTCGCCGGCTACCTGTTCGGTGCCCTGGCCCTGGCCATGCTGGTCCTGCTGGGTTACGTGCTGTATCAGGATACCCGCCGCCGTCTGGCCGTGACCACCGAACAGAACCGTCGTAACCAGCGCGCCATTCTGCGATTGCTCGACGAGATGACCAACCTGGCCGAAGGTGACCTGACGGTGCACGCCACGGTGACTGAGGACATCACCGGTGCCATCGCCGACTCGGTCAACTACGCCATCGACGCGCTGCGCAGCCTGGTAACCACCATCAACCAGACCGCCTTGCAGGTCTCTACCGCAGCGGTCAAGACCCAGTCCACTGCCCTGCGCCTGGCCGATGCCTCCAACCACCAGGCCCGCGAGATCGCCTCGGCATCGTCGTCCATTACCGACATGGCCGATTCCATCGAGCAGGTGTCGCGCAGCGCCGAAACCTCCGCGGAGGTGGCCCAGAAGGCCGTGGCCATCGCCGGCAAGGGCGCACTGACGGTGCGCAAGACCATCGACGGTATGGACACCATTCGCGAACAGATCCAGGAGACCTCCAAGCGAATCAAGCGTCTTGGTGAGTCCTCCCAGGAGATCGGTGACATCGTGGGTCTGATCAACGACATCGCCGACCAGACCAACATTCTCGCGCTCAATGCCGCCATCCAGGCGTCGGCGGCCGGCGAGGCGGGCCGCGGCTTCGCGGTGGTGGCCGACGAAGTGCAGCGACTCGCGGAACGTTCCGCCAACGCCACCAAGCAGATCGAGGCCCTGGTGAAGACCATTCAGGCCGACACCAACGAGGCGGTGATCTCCATGGAGCAGTCCACCGCCAACGTGGTGAACGGTGCCAAGCTGGCCCTGGACGCCGGCGATGCCCTGAACGAGATCGAAGGCGTGTCCAACCAGCTCGCCGACCTGATCGCCACCATCTCCCACGCGGCCCGTCAGCAGGCCTCGGTGGCGCAGAACGTGTCCAATACCATGAACGTGATCCAGGAGATCACCATGCAGACCTCCGACGGCACCAACGAGACTGCGGTGTCCATCGGTAACCTCACCAACCTGGCAACGGAACTACGCAAGTCGGTGGCCGGCTTCAAGCTGCCCGAGTCGGAGCAGCTCGATACGGTCATCATCGATCAAGAAGACGAGCAGCTGGACGTAGGCGAGCACAAGGTGGCCTGA
- a CDS encoding energy transducer TonB — protein sequence MSVSAATVTPSDRLGLTLFLAAAIHGIVILGVGFGIEFSGRDRTPPTLDVVLVQTQSPTPPEQTERIAQADQQASGQAEEPDRPSAPVTAPLPLPTDGMAPEQATPSAPDPTPAEQTPVLTREQSPTPAPSPEVVEETPVREQATTDRLVERSLEMARLASELSEERRRYAQRPRVHYIDALSARSAVEASYVDAWVRKVERVGNLNYPDEARRRRLDGTLILNVLINHDGQVLNVQVANSSGEQVLDDAARRIVELSSPFSPFPVEMRQKYDQLMITRTWVFQSDSRIRMR from the coding sequence ATGAGCGTGTCCGCCGCCACCGTCACACCCAGCGATCGTCTGGGTCTGACCCTGTTCCTGGCCGCGGCGATCCACGGCATTGTGATCCTGGGCGTGGGCTTCGGCATCGAATTCTCCGGCCGGGACCGCACCCCGCCCACCCTGGACGTGGTGCTGGTGCAGACCCAGTCGCCCACGCCGCCCGAGCAGACCGAGCGCATCGCCCAGGCGGACCAGCAGGCCAGCGGCCAGGCGGAGGAACCGGATCGGCCCAGCGCACCGGTAACCGCCCCCCTGCCCCTGCCCACCGACGGCATGGCCCCCGAACAGGCCACCCCCAGCGCACCGGACCCCACCCCGGCGGAGCAGACCCCGGTGCTGACCCGCGAGCAGTCCCCCACCCCGGCCCCCAGCCCGGAGGTGGTCGAGGAGACCCCGGTCCGGGAGCAGGCCACCACCGACCGCCTGGTGGAACGCAGCCTGGAGATGGCCCGACTGGCCTCGGAACTGTCCGAGGAGCGCCGCCGTTACGCCCAGCGCCCGCGGGTCCATTACATCGACGCCCTGAGCGCGCGCAGTGCCGTGGAGGCCAGCTACGTGGATGCCTGGGTGCGCAAGGTGGAGCGGGTAGGCAACCTCAACTACCCGGACGAGGCACGCCGCCGGCGACTGGATGGCACCCTGATCCTCAACGTGCTGATCAACCACGACGGCCAGGTGCTCAACGTGCAGGTGGCGAACAGCTCCGGGGAGCAGGTGCTGGATGATGCCGCCCGGCGCATCGTGGAACTCTCCAGCCCCTTCTCGCCCTTCCCGGTGGAGATGCGCCAGAAATACGACCAGCTCATGATTACCCGCACCTGGGTGTTCCAGAGCGATTCCCGCATACGCATGCGCTAA
- a CDS encoding aspartate carbamoyltransferase catalytic subunit: MSEALLSTRAIPAAGPLPSSLQFNEEGRLRHLLTIEGLPHALITEILDTAESFASMNAQAVKKVPLLRGKTVVNLFFEASTRTRTTFELAAKRLSADVLNMNISTSATTKGESLLDTLRNLEAMYVDMFVVRHESSGAAHFFARHVAPHVSVLNAGDGRHAHPTQALLDMFTIRRHKQDFTRLRVAIVGDILHSRVARSQIHALNILNTGEIRVIAPQSLLPAQVESLGVHVYNDIRQGLKDVDVIIMLRLQRERMESGLLPSEHEFFQLYGLTQERLALAHPDCIVMHPGPANRGVEIDSRVADGPRSVILEQVTYGIAVRMAVMSMIMGGSVTP; this comes from the coding sequence GTGAGCGAGGCGCTGCTCAGCACGCGGGCCATCCCGGCGGCCGGCCCCCTGCCCTCCAGCCTGCAGTTCAACGAGGAGGGGCGCCTGCGTCACCTGCTCACCATCGAGGGCCTGCCCCACGCCCTGATCACCGAGATCCTGGACACGGCGGAGTCCTTCGCCAGCATGAATGCCCAGGCGGTGAAGAAGGTGCCGCTGCTGCGTGGCAAGACCGTGGTGAACCTGTTCTTCGAGGCCAGCACCCGCACCCGCACCACCTTCGAACTGGCCGCCAAGCGCCTGTCCGCGGACGTGCTAAACATGAATATCTCCACCTCCGCCACCACCAAGGGCGAGAGCCTGCTGGACACCCTGCGCAACCTGGAGGCCATGTACGTGGACATGTTCGTGGTGCGCCACGAATCCAGCGGCGCGGCGCACTTCTTCGCCCGCCACGTGGCCCCCCACGTGTCGGTGCTCAATGCCGGCGACGGGCGCCACGCCCATCCCACCCAGGCGCTGCTGGACATGTTCACCATCCGCCGCCACAAGCAGGACTTCACGCGCCTGCGGGTGGCCATCGTGGGCGACATCCTGCATTCCCGGGTGGCCCGCTCCCAGATCCACGCCCTGAACATCCTCAACACCGGCGAGATCCGCGTGATCGCGCCCCAGTCCCTGCTGCCGGCCCAGGTGGAATCCCTGGGCGTGCACGTCTACAACGACATCCGCCAGGGTCTCAAGGACGTGGACGTGATCATCATGCTCAGGCTGCAGCGCGAGCGCATGGAGTCGGGCCTGCTGCCCTCGGAACACGAGTTCTTCCAGCTCTACGGCCTGACCCAGGAACGCCTGGCCCTGGCCCATCCGGACTGCATCGTCATGCACCCGGGCCCGGCCAACCGCGGCGTGGAGATCGACTCCCGGGTGGCGGACGGGCCCCGTTCCGTGATCCTGGAGCAGGTGACCTACGGCATCGCCGTGCGCATGGCGGTGATGTCCATGATCATGGGTGGGAGCGTGACCCCATGA
- the gshB gene encoding glutathione synthase — MDPIAHINIKKDSTFAMLLAARRRGWPVFYMEQQDLWLAEGRVHARMRALEVRDQAVDWFTLGEAMERPLAELDAVLMRKDPPFDMEYLYSTYLLELAEREGCLVVNRPRSLRDANEKLFTAWFPQCCPETVVSRDMARLRRFLGEQQDIVVKPLDGMGGASVFRIRQGDPNTGVILETITQHGKRTVMAQRFLPEYVEGDKRILLVDGEPVPYALARIPASGEARANLAAGGRGEGVPLTERDRWICQQVAPALRERGLLFVGLDVIGDYLTEINVTSPTCIRELDAQYGLDIGGQLMDAIARHLEARR; from the coding sequence ATGGACCCTATCGCACACATCAATATCAAGAAGGACTCCACCTTCGCCATGCTGCTCGCCGCCCGGCGCCGCGGCTGGCCGGTGTTCTACATGGAACAGCAGGACCTGTGGCTGGCCGAAGGACGCGTGCACGCCCGCATGCGTGCGCTCGAGGTACGCGACCAGGCCGTTGACTGGTTCACGCTGGGCGAAGCGATGGAGCGACCCCTGGCCGAGCTGGACGCGGTGCTGATGCGCAAGGACCCGCCCTTCGACATGGAGTATCTCTACAGCACCTACCTGCTGGAGCTGGCGGAACGTGAGGGCTGCCTGGTGGTGAACCGACCCCGGAGCCTGCGGGATGCCAACGAAAAACTCTTCACCGCCTGGTTTCCCCAGTGCTGCCCCGAGACCGTGGTCAGCCGCGACATGGCTCGCCTGCGCCGCTTCCTGGGCGAACAGCAGGACATCGTGGTCAAGCCCCTGGACGGCATGGGCGGCGCCTCGGTGTTCCGCATCCGTCAGGGCGACCCCAACACCGGCGTGATCCTCGAGACCATCACCCAGCATGGCAAGCGCACGGTGATGGCCCAGCGCTTCCTGCCGGAGTACGTAGAGGGTGACAAGCGCATCCTGCTGGTGGACGGCGAGCCGGTGCCCTACGCCCTGGCGCGCATCCCCGCCAGCGGCGAGGCCCGCGCCAACCTGGCCGCCGGCGGCCGTGGCGAAGGCGTGCCGCTCACCGAACGGGACCGCTGGATCTGCCAGCAGGTGGCGCCGGCGCTGCGGGAACGGGGCCTGCTGTTCGTGGGCCTGGACGTGATCGGCGACTACCTCACCGAGATCAATGTCACCAGCCCCACCTGCATCCGGGAACTGGACGCCCAGTACGGCCTGGACATCGGCGGGCAGCTCATGGACGCCATCGCGAGACACCTGGAGGCGCGCCGGTGA